Proteins from a genomic interval of Methanoplanus endosymbiosus:
- a CDS encoding DUF2080 family transposase-associated protein — protein sequence MRKVDVVEKNFTLQEEVEVVYEKKVTPFGNSAKVDVPKKYRGWRAYVIVVKE from the coding sequence GTGAGAAAAGTAGATGTTGTTGAGAAGAATTTCACCTTACAGGAAGAAGTGGAAGTAGTTTATGAAAAGAAAGTTACACCGTTTGGCAACTCTGCTAAAGTCGATGTACCAAAAAAATACAGAGGCTGGAGAGCATATGTCATTGTTGTAAAGGAATGA
- a CDS encoding AvaI/BsoBI family type II restriction endonuclease produces MNKAYILKNEARKADSPQDLVRLKEIYPALLKASMISAKAEKYFDEINSKEAINMLINEYLEPKGDNFADELTYRYLLSEGDSFGGHMRNVIGNMSEWNLKSMLISAFELYEIDYHYYHNNKWNPPDSQSDIYRKAKGFAWSKDDSGRTLMFNINVPFLEGNGKNVDVCLYNCHHKNFSFRGKKDNPPTNSEKELYLCLGELKGGIDPAGSDEHWKTANEAISRIRKAFSDQKKRPAIFFAGAAIVETVAKQMWSQLESGELTNAANITNKDHLSSLCSWIISL; encoded by the coding sequence ATAAATAAAGCATATATTCTGAAAAATGAAGCCAGAAAAGCTGACAGCCCTCAGGATTTAGTCAGGTTAAAAGAGATATATCCTGCGTTATTAAAAGCATCCATGATCTCGGCAAAAGCTGAAAAATATTTTGATGAGATCAACTCAAAAGAAGCAATAAATATGCTGATTAACGAATACCTCGAGCCCAAAGGAGATAACTTTGCTGATGAACTGACATACAGATATTTACTGAGTGAAGGTGACTCTTTTGGCGGCCATATGAGAAATGTAATCGGCAATATGTCAGAATGGAATCTTAAATCAATGCTCATATCTGCATTTGAACTGTATGAGATTGACTACCATTACTACCACAATAACAAATGGAATCCTCCTGATTCACAAAGTGATATTTACAGAAAGGCAAAAGGATTTGCCTGGTCGAAAGATGATTCAGGCCGGACATTAATGTTTAACATAAATGTGCCATTTCTGGAGGGTAATGGGAAAAACGTGGATGTATGCCTGTATAACTGCCACCATAAAAATTTCAGCTTCAGAGGAAAAAAAGATAATCCACCCACAAACTCTGAAAAAGAACTGTATCTCTGCCTCGGGGAATTAAAAGGAGGAATTGATCCCGCAGGTTCTGATGAACACTGGAAGACAGCAAACGAAGCAATATCCAGAATAAGGAAGGCATTTTCAGATCAGAAAAAAAGACCTGCAATATTTTTTGCTGGGGCAGCGATAGTGGAGACGGTTGCAAAACAGATGTGGTCCCAGCTGGAATCAGGGGAATTAACAAATGCAGCCAATATTACAAACAAAGACCATTTAAGCTCCCTCTGCTCATGGATAATCAGCCTCTGA
- a CDS encoding DEAD/DEAH box helicase, which yields MKYISHPLIKPDSLEERRYQLSIAVHALEGNTMVVLPTGLGKTAVALLTTASRLKTAGGKMLMMAPTKPLVDQHRRMFTDLLIEPEDPDDEFSGFAFFTGETKTSQRQEMWEKSRVILATPQVIKNDIIAGRYSLKDVTLLIVDECHRAVGNYAYAFIAEDYMQTGKNPLILAMTASPGSKEEKVHEVCENLSIKIVESRTEDDPDVKPYIHEREVEYVNVELPEELGESVGMLKSILEERLNTLSDMGYTVPRPDKLSMKELNGINAQVQRNIQKREPDAFLAASIHAEIMKIRHAITLGESQGSTILRGYLNKLAGEAFSPSGSKAGKRLAADHTFQDLLAESDGWKEEIHPKPDMVSEIVKAQLEKYPESRILVFANFRDTVNLLSERLNKEGFECARFIGQASRDSEKGLSQKKQIETLCKFKEGEFKVLVATSVGEEGLDVPSTDLVIFYEAVPSEIRSIQRKGRTGRHGSGKIIVLITKGTTDETFRYISGSREKSMKKGISLLKENIGRKPEIQGSLLNFAGEGSTGDAGTPRDQMTDSEAVQAAGQTSFENFPPTTSGPVIIADDRETSSAVVENLYKKGASLTIERLEYGDYKIGDKILVERKTARDFVDTLVERDLIGQVRKMSEEVTKPVLIIEGENLYSQRNINPNAIRGALSAITIGMGVSVLRTENSSDTAEMLYVMASREAGSNTSYHRSAHQQKAYRSKRENQEYIISSFPGVGLKNARALLEKFGTIQNILNAEEDELESVPGIGEKIARSILDISKNRY from the coding sequence ATGAAATACATAAGCCACCCGCTGATTAAACCGGACTCACTTGAGGAGAGAAGATACCAGTTATCAATAGCCGTGCATGCACTGGAGGGCAACACCATGGTTGTCCTTCCTACAGGGCTTGGAAAGACAGCTGTGGCCCTTCTAACAACCGCATCAAGGCTTAAGACTGCGGGCGGAAAGATGCTGATGATGGCACCGACAAAACCGCTTGTCGATCAGCACAGAAGAATGTTCACCGATCTTTTGATCGAACCTGAAGATCCGGACGATGAATTCTCCGGATTTGCATTCTTCACAGGTGAGACAAAAACCTCGCAGAGGCAGGAGATGTGGGAGAAGTCAAGGGTTATCCTTGCAACCCCGCAGGTCATAAAAAATGATATAATAGCCGGCAGATACTCACTGAAGGACGTAACCCTTCTGATAGTGGATGAATGCCACAGGGCAGTCGGAAACTATGCCTATGCCTTCATTGCGGAAGATTATATGCAGACCGGAAAAAATCCCCTGATTCTTGCAATGACCGCATCTCCGGGAAGCAAAGAGGAGAAAGTTCACGAAGTCTGTGAAAATCTCTCCATAAAAATTGTCGAGAGCAGAACGGAAGATGATCCGGATGTTAAACCCTACATCCATGAAAGAGAAGTTGAATATGTAAATGTTGAACTTCCGGAAGAGCTTGGAGAGTCTGTTGGCATGCTCAAATCCATCCTTGAAGAGAGGCTGAATACACTATCAGATATGGGCTACACTGTCCCCCGCCCGGATAAGCTCTCGATGAAGGAGTTAAACGGCATCAATGCCCAGGTTCAGAGGAATATCCAGAAGAGAGAGCCTGACGCATTCCTTGCAGCATCCATCCATGCCGAAATTATGAAGATCAGGCATGCCATAACCCTTGGGGAGTCACAGGGCAGCACAATTCTAAGAGGTTACCTGAACAAACTTGCCGGAGAGGCATTCTCACCCTCCGGGAGCAAAGCCGGAAAAAGGCTTGCAGCAGACCACACCTTTCAGGATCTGCTTGCAGAGTCAGACGGGTGGAAGGAGGAGATCCACCCCAAACCGGACATGGTCTCTGAGATAGTGAAGGCACAGCTGGAAAAATATCCGGAGAGCAGAATACTCGTATTTGCCAACTTCCGTGACACTGTAAACCTCCTCTCTGAAAGACTCAATAAGGAAGGCTTTGAATGTGCACGATTTATCGGTCAGGCTTCAAGGGACAGTGAGAAGGGACTGTCACAGAAGAAGCAGATCGAGACATTATGCAAATTTAAGGAAGGAGAGTTTAAGGTGCTTGTGGCAACATCTGTCGGTGAGGAAGGGCTTGATGTACCCTCAACCGACCTTGTCATATTCTACGAGGCAGTACCCTCTGAGATCAGAAGCATACAGAGGAAAGGCAGAACGGGGCGGCACGGAAGCGGAAAGATAATTGTCCTGATAACCAAAGGCACAACCGATGAGACATTCCGGTACATAAGCGGCTCAAGAGAGAAGTCGATGAAGAAGGGGATATCTCTTCTGAAGGAGAATATAGGCAGAAAACCTGAGATACAGGGCAGCCTTCTGAACTTTGCCGGTGAAGGCAGCACAGGAGATGCAGGAACTCCAAGAGATCAGATGACTGACAGTGAAGCTGTCCAGGCAGCAGGGCAGACCTCATTTGAGAACTTTCCACCCACAACCTCCGGCCCGGTCATAATTGCGGATGACAGAGAGACATCATCAGCAGTAGTTGAAAATCTCTATAAGAAAGGTGCATCCCTCACCATTGAAAGGCTTGAATACGGGGACTATAAAATAGGAGATAAAATACTCGTTGAGAGAAAGACAGCAAGGGATTTTGTCGATACACTCGTTGAAAGGGACCTTATAGGGCAGGTCAGAAAGATGTCAGAGGAAGTGACAAAGCCAGTTCTGATAATTGAGGGTGAGAACCTCTACTCACAGAGAAATATCAATCCGAATGCAATAAGAGGCGCACTTTCGGCTATAACCATCGGCATGGGTGTATCAGTCCTCAGAACCGAAAATTCATCCGACACAGCAGAGATGCTCTATGTCATGGCATCAAGGGAGGCAGGCAGCAATACATCATACCACCGCAGTGCACACCAGCAGAAGGCGTATAGGTCAAAAAGGGAGAACCAGGAATATATCATATCTTCATTTCCGGGAGTCGGCCTTAAAAATGCAAGAGCACTGTTGGAGAAGTTTGGCACAATTCAGAATATCCTCAATGCCGAAGAGGACGAGCTGGAAAGTGTTCCAGGTATCGGCGAAAAGATTGCCAGGTCAATACTTGACATATCAAAAAACAGGTATTAA
- a CDS encoding type II toxin-antitoxin system HicA family toxin, whose product MKLPNLNPQNLIKFIEKRGFTLDRVKGSHHIYIHPETSQRVVIPVHKKDLPKGTLMEILKQAGMKKEDLEDL is encoded by the coding sequence ATGAAACTTCCAAATTTAAATCCGCAAAATTTAATAAAATTTATTGAAAAGAGAGGTTTTACTCTTGACAGGGTAAAGGGAAGCCACCACATATACATTCATCCTGAAACCAGCCAGAGAGTTGTTATTCCGGTTCACAAAAAAGATCTGCCTAAAGGTACGCTAATGGAGATATTAAAACAGGCAGGCATGAAAAAAGAAGATTTGGAAGACCTATAA
- a CDS encoding IS1634 family transposase produces the protein MTEIVLKAVRKFDIEMDQFHNDSTSITFYGNYEDANGEDQRGKSTLNITHGHNKDHRPDLKQLVFDLTVSSDGAIPIHYKNYDGNRTDDTTHIDTWDTLRKIKGDTEFIYVADSKLCVTETMKHIDKEGGFFITILPKTRSEEKWFRDHVAENKVSWDEICKVQNPRDKKGQTITWKMVESPICSKEGFRIVWAWNSKKEEIDQNRRQKRIDKSILELEELQKRLESKRCCLKTKQAVSQEVETIIEATGTKRWIDVEIDEISKISYKQEKRGRPTKDTKYVANTKVQYQVKWKINDVNVKTDARSDGMFPLITNCKEMTHGEILEKYKYQPKIEKRHEQLKTVYGVAPIFLKNITRIEALLFIYFVAHLVQSLIEREIRINMKKSGMESIPIYPEKRQCASPTTDRVLGLFDDMKCQHLTNDGTLVKTFNPKLNDIQITILDLLNMPHSTYSQYY, from the coding sequence ATGACTGAAATTGTCTTAAAAGCAGTTCGTAAATTCGATATCGAAATGGATCAGTTTCACAATGATTCAACCTCAATAACTTTCTATGGTAACTATGAAGATGCAAACGGGGAAGACCAGCGTGGGAAATCAACACTTAACATTACCCATGGGCATAACAAAGATCACAGACCTGATCTTAAGCAGCTTGTATTTGATCTAACTGTTTCGTCTGACGGAGCTATACCTATACACTATAAAAATTACGATGGTAATCGAACGGACGATACAACACATATTGATACTTGGGATACGCTTAGGAAAATCAAAGGGGATACTGAGTTTATTTACGTGGCGGACAGTAAATTGTGTGTTACTGAAACAATGAAGCATATCGATAAAGAGGGAGGATTCTTTATCACCATTCTGCCGAAAACAAGGTCTGAGGAAAAATGGTTTAGGGATCATGTTGCCGAAAATAAGGTCTCATGGGATGAAATTTGTAAGGTTCAGAATCCAAGGGATAAGAAAGGACAAACCATTACGTGGAAAATGGTAGAATCGCCCATATGCTCAAAAGAGGGATTTAGAATTGTGTGGGCATGGAATTCCAAAAAAGAAGAAATTGACCAAAATCGCCGGCAAAAAAGGATAGATAAAAGTATTTTGGAACTTGAGGAATTGCAAAAGAGATTAGAAAGTAAGCGATGCTGCCTGAAAACAAAACAGGCAGTATCACAAGAAGTAGAGACTATTATAGAAGCAACTGGCACAAAGCGCTGGATTGATGTGGAAATAGATGAAATAAGCAAAATATCCTATAAACAGGAAAAGAGAGGACGGCCAACGAAAGATACCAAATATGTAGCTAATACTAAAGTCCAGTACCAAGTGAAATGGAAAATCAATGACGTAAACGTCAAAACTGATGCACGTAGCGATGGTATGTTTCCTCTAATCACAAATTGTAAAGAGATGACTCACGGGGAGATCCTGGAGAAATATAAATATCAACCAAAAATTGAGAAACGTCATGAACAACTTAAGACTGTATATGGAGTAGCGCCCATCTTCCTGAAAAATATTACCCGTATTGAGGCACTTTTGTTCATTTATTTCGTTGCACATCTGGTTCAGTCATTAATTGAGCGCGAAATAAGGATAAATATGAAAAAATCAGGGATGGAATCAATTCCGATTTATCCCGAAAAGCGGCAATGTGCTTCACCTACTACAGATAGAGTACTGGGCTTATTTGATGACATGAAGTGCCAGCATCTCACTAATGACGGAACATTAGTCAAAACATTCAATCCAAAACTAAACGACATACAAATTACCATCTTAGACCTTCTTAATATGCCCCACTCAACATATTCTCAATATTATTGA
- the glyS gene encoding glycine--tRNA ligase: MPDIYDKIMELAKRRGFVWPTSECYGSVAGFIDYGPLGAMMKRKVENVWRDFYVIREGYFEIECPTIGEESIYIASGHVKGFADKMVQCPSCNEYHRADHVAEANGVSNAETKPIEELTEILRDLPCPSCGEKFAGSEVYHFNLMFQTNIGPGSQRTGYMRPETAQGIFTDFNRLLRFYRDKLPFGAVQIGKSYRNEISPRQGMIRLREFTQAEAEIFVHPDKKDHPQFSRYADMKVPLRGIEQQENDQEAAITGMADAVKEGIVANEYVAYYIALTYDFLISCGAKPDKVRFRQHLPDERAHYATDCWDAEVFSERFGWVETVGIADRTDYDLRAHASQSNETFTVFIPYETPKKVMQKRVKADMGRLGPLFRGKAKAVSEALAEAVPDGDGAKVVIDGEEYFVPKDMYELVEEEVEIRGEYVMPHVIEPSYGIDRVIYSVLEHAYEEEDVDGEVRRVLHFPPKIAPVQVAVLPLMTRDGLDEIAKDIEKELLDEGILAQYDDNGAIGRRYRRQDEVGTPFAVTVDYDTKEDGTVTLRDRDSMKQARVPAKEVPAILYSLIKGRIKFESLCE, from the coding sequence ATGCCCGACATTTATGACAAAATAATGGAACTTGCAAAGAGGCGTGGATTTGTATGGCCAACATCCGAATGTTACGGATCAGTGGCCGGATTTATAGACTACGGCCCTCTCGGCGCAATGATGAAGAGAAAAGTGGAAAATGTCTGGCGTGATTTTTATGTCATCCGGGAAGGCTACTTCGAGATCGAATGCCCCACAATCGGCGAAGAATCGATATATATCGCATCAGGGCATGTAAAGGGATTTGCAGACAAGATGGTGCAGTGCCCGTCATGCAATGAATATCACAGGGCTGACCATGTTGCAGAAGCAAACGGCGTAAGCAATGCAGAGACAAAGCCCATAGAAGAACTGACAGAGATCTTAAGAGATCTGCCATGCCCCTCATGCGGTGAGAAGTTCGCAGGTTCAGAAGTCTATCACTTCAACCTGATGTTTCAGACAAACATCGGACCGGGTTCACAGAGAACAGGATACATGCGCCCGGAGACAGCCCAGGGCATATTTACGGACTTCAACCGCCTACTGAGATTTTACAGGGACAAACTGCCATTTGGTGCAGTCCAGATCGGAAAGTCATACAGAAACGAGATATCTCCCAGGCAGGGAATGATAAGGTTAAGGGAGTTCACACAGGCAGAAGCCGAGATATTCGTTCATCCGGATAAGAAGGATCACCCCCAGTTCTCCAGATATGCAGATATGAAAGTCCCTTTAAGAGGGATAGAGCAGCAGGAGAATGATCAGGAAGCTGCCATTACAGGAATGGCCGATGCTGTAAAGGAAGGAATTGTCGCAAACGAATATGTGGCATATTACATCGCACTCACATACGACTTCCTCATATCCTGCGGTGCAAAACCGGATAAGGTCAGGTTCAGACAGCACCTTCCGGACGAGAGAGCACACTATGCAACCGACTGCTGGGATGCAGAAGTATTCTCAGAGAGGTTTGGATGGGTTGAAACCGTAGGTATTGCCGACCGGACAGACTATGACCTGCGTGCCCACGCTTCACAGAGCAATGAGACATTCACTGTATTCATACCATACGAAACGCCGAAAAAAGTTATGCAGAAGAGGGTAAAGGCAGATATGGGACGGCTTGGGCCTTTATTCAGAGGCAAGGCAAAGGCAGTCTCAGAAGCCCTTGCAGAGGCAGTGCCTGACGGGGACGGTGCAAAAGTTGTCATAGACGGCGAGGAGTATTTTGTCCCCAAAGATATGTATGAACTTGTCGAGGAGGAGGTTGAGATCCGCGGTGAATATGTCATGCCGCATGTAATAGAACCATCCTACGGCATTGACAGGGTAATCTACTCTGTACTTGAACATGCCTACGAGGAAGAGGATGTTGACGGAGAAGTCAGGCGTGTCCTCCATTTCCCTCCAAAAATTGCACCAGTGCAGGTCGCAGTCCTGCCACTCATGACCAGGGACGGGCTTGATGAGATTGCAAAGGATATCGAAAAAGAACTTCTCGATGAGGGCATACTTGCCCAGTATGATGACAATGGCGCAATCGGAAGGCGTTACAGAAGGCAGGACGAGGTAGGCACTCCATTTGCCGTAACTGTGGATTACGACACAAAGGAAGACGGCACAGTAACCCTCAGAGACAGGGACTCAATGAAACAGGCAAGAGTCCCCGCAAAAGAGGTTCCGGCAATATTATACTCTCTAATCAAAGGCAGAATTAAATTTGAATCACTCTGCGAGTGA
- a CDS encoding response regulator receiver protein codes for MAAVRRKKKTNSTNRKKELLDLFSNISGKTEIVEPMKKIHGTLRDKDAIEREVALIMREILDQGFFKTKLKPRDLACLVCGYYEGRNDTEIARDLGDEKLSKTVARARVRLKLFRDLDFKMPFERAKMEVLLESGQTMKDISAELGISPSTLREYRHVIEQEKDITLDPFLERIKDVMEDRDLTESMTGGLANDGLADAIDRTEAELADIS; via the coding sequence ATGGCAGCCGTCAGAAGAAAGAAAAAGACAAACTCTACAAACAGGAAGAAGGAGTTATTGGATTTATTTTCAAATATCTCCGGGAAAACTGAAATTGTAGAGCCTATGAAGAAGATTCATGGTACCTTGCGTGATAAAGACGCGATTGAGCGCGAAGTCGCTTTAATTATGCGTGAAATCCTTGATCAGGGTTTTTTCAAGACCAAACTGAAACCAAGGGACCTCGCCTGTCTTGTATGTGGGTACTATGAGGGACGCAACGACACCGAGATTGCACGTGATCTTGGGGATGAAAAACTCTCTAAAACTGTGGCCCGTGCCAGAGTGAGACTAAAACTATTCCGCGATCTTGATTTCAAGATGCCTTTTGAGAGGGCCAAAATGGAAGTGCTTCTCGAATCCGGGCAGACGATGAAGGATATAAGTGCAGAGCTTGGCATCAGCCCGTCAACACTTCGTGAATACAGGCATGTCATTGAACAGGAGAAGGATATTACTCTTGATCCATTCCTTGAGAGGATTAAGGATGTGATGGAGGATCGTGATCTTACTGAGTCAATGACCGGAGGACTTGCAAATGACGGACTTGCGGACGCTATAGACAGGACTGAAGCTGAACTGGCTGATATATCCTGA
- a CDS encoding GNAT family N-acetyltransferase, with translation MGEDTGISESNETEFIIRNMRPGEVSTAVGRAAEEGWNPGLYDGECHYAVDPDGWFVAESEGVIVGIVQFSNYDDNFSFGGFLVVKPELRNLGIGDALLRRGLSHTKERICGADGVFEMQDVYARKYGFIFAYRNIRWEGDIEGIKDHGFVRAAEVPFEELLEYDTRHFPAERRSFLETWISQPESTCFVSRNGDEITGYGMIRKCVLGWKIGPLFAEDEMIAEDLFLALCGSVDSGSVKSGPVYFDTPEPNVKAVAIAEKYGMVEVFGTARMYRNEVPELPLTNIFGVTSFEMG, from the coding sequence ATGGGAGAGGATACCGGAATTTCAGAGAGTAACGAAACTGAGTTTATAATAAGAAATATGCGGCCCGGTGAGGTTTCAACAGCAGTTGGCCGGGCAGCTGAAGAGGGCTGGAATCCCGGACTGTATGACGGTGAATGCCATTATGCCGTTGATCCTGACGGCTGGTTTGTTGCTGAGTCGGAGGGTGTTATTGTTGGAATTGTGCAGTTTTCAAATTATGATGATAACTTCTCATTCGGTGGATTTCTGGTTGTAAAGCCGGAACTGAGAAACCTTGGCATTGGTGATGCACTGCTGAGGAGAGGTCTTTCACATACAAAAGAAAGGATCTGCGGTGCTGACGGTGTTTTTGAGATGCAGGATGTTTATGCCCGTAAATACGGGTTTATCTTTGCTTACCGGAATATCAGGTGGGAAGGAGATATTGAGGGGATAAAGGACCACGGTTTTGTAAGGGCAGCAGAAGTTCCCTTTGAAGAACTCCTTGAATACGATACCCGCCATTTTCCGGCTGAGAGGAGAAGTTTTCTTGAGACGTGGATAAGCCAGCCGGAGAGCACCTGTTTTGTCAGCCGGAATGGTGATGAGATCACAGGCTATGGCATGATTAGAAAGTGTGTCTTGGGATGGAAAATCGGCCCTCTCTTTGCTGAAGATGAAATGATTGCAGAAGATCTCTTTCTTGCACTCTGTGGCTCTGTAGATTCCGGTTCAGTTAAGTCCGGCCCTGTTTACTTTGATACTCCTGAACCCAATGTGAAGGCGGTAGCAATTGCTGAAAAGTATGGTATGGTGGAGGTATTCGGCACCGCAAGGATGTACAGAAATGAAGTGCCGGAGCTTCCCTTAACTAATATATTTGGTGTCACATCCTTTGAGATGGGATGA
- a CDS encoding metal-dependent hydrolase, whose translation MKIKWLGHSCFYLEGTKKILIDPFMPYGDFGCKPDIVAVTHGHDDHLGEALSLNKLTVCPNELAKYLSARGLETEPMNIGGSIEVLGIRFTMVPALHSSWFEMGGEGAYGGPASGFVIEVDGVRVYHAGDTGLFSDMKLIHDLYHPDVALLPIGDRFTMGPTEAMMAAEFVGAPLVIPMHYNTFPLIEQDAEEFKRTIETVTNMKVCVMMPGDEIGPAAYLDKD comes from the coding sequence ATGAAGATCAAGTGGCTTGGCCATTCGTGCTTTTATCTTGAAGGCACAAAGAAGATTTTGATAGATCCTTTTATGCCGTATGGTGATTTCGGCTGTAAGCCGGATATTGTGGCAGTGACTCACGGGCATGATGACCATCTTGGCGAGGCGCTTTCCTTAAATAAGCTGACAGTCTGCCCGAATGAGCTTGCTAAATATCTCTCTGCACGCGGGCTTGAGACAGAACCGATGAACATAGGAGGCTCAATTGAGGTTCTGGGTATCCGGTTTACAATGGTTCCGGCACTTCACTCGTCATGGTTTGAGATGGGCGGTGAGGGTGCATACGGCGGGCCTGCATCAGGTTTTGTTATTGAGGTGGACGGAGTGAGGGTCTATCATGCCGGAGATACAGGGTTGTTTTCGGATATGAAGCTGATTCATGATCTCTATCACCCGGATGTTGCTCTGCTTCCTATTGGTGACCGGTTTACTATGGGGCCAACAGAAGCTATGATGGCGGCTGAGTTTGTTGGTGCACCGCTTGTAATTCCGATGCACTACAATACTTTCCCACTGATTGAGCAGGATGCAGAAGAGTTTAAGAGGACTATTGAGACGGTTACCAATATGAAGGTCTGTGTCATGATGCCCGGAGATGAGATTGGTCCGGCTGCTTACCTGGATAAAGACTGA
- a CDS encoding DUF4277 domain-containing protein has protein sequence MPEKLDALPIINYFIDKLELDDILKCAMPHADPSNHIMPHISIGIVLRNIIAGRLALYNFKDWVDPFAPQLFHLNSEQVDYINDDRVGRAL, from the coding sequence ATGCCTGAAAAGCTTGATGCGCTACCAATTATCAATTATTTTATTGATAAACTTGAACTTGACGATATTTTGAAATGTGCAATGCCTCATGCAGATCCAAGTAATCATATTATGCCACATATCTCAATTGGCATCGTATTAAGAAATATAATTGCGGGACGACTGGCACTTTATAATTTCAAAGACTGGGTGGATCCATTTGCACCACAACTTTTTCATCTTAATTCGGAACAGGTTGATTACATCAATGATGACAGGGTTGGCAGGGCACTTTAA
- a CDS encoding site-specific DNA-methyltransferase: protein MEECLSVFTCDNSEELENKYQNIICQDDRLSRKNVSFQANKNKPFYRWFSYKEGFSSELTSMLIAEYPNKEGIILDPFAGSGTTLFSASEEGFHSVGFELLPIGEFVFNSRKAAEKCDPRQLREAISKIKRINFKEYPSDKSINIPEIPITKGAYPPDTKININGYLSYLKSQDYNPEIYQILKFACFCILEKISFTRKDGQYLRWDKRSGRSRTTFHKGKIFTFEEALYEQLDRILEDILKYEFLGIKRSQENSPSSMKTGSCFELIQNCKDESVDLIITSPPYCNRYDYTRTYALELTFLGIDDERIKNLRQQLLSCTVENKEKYDYFNKIYADNYGQNLLINAENSFNSCLPLQEILKILEKLKNEKKLNNNGIYRMIKNYFFEHSILISEFARILKPGGRIYYVNDNVRYAGVIIPVDLILSEFAEAAGLKVKEIRKLQRGKGNSSQQMGNYGREEIRKCVYYWEK from the coding sequence GTGGAAGAATGCCTGTCTGTATTCACCTGTGATAACAGTGAAGAACTTGAAAATAAATATCAGAATATAATATGTCAGGATGACAGACTCTCAAGAAAAAACGTCAGCTTTCAGGCAAATAAAAATAAACCTTTTTACCGATGGTTTAGCTATAAAGAAGGTTTTTCATCAGAACTGACATCTATGCTGATTGCTGAATACCCTAACAAAGAGGGGATAATACTGGACCCCTTCGCCGGCTCAGGAACCACTTTATTTTCTGCCAGCGAGGAGGGATTTCATTCAGTTGGTTTTGAACTGCTCCCAATTGGTGAATTTGTATTTAATTCACGTAAAGCAGCTGAAAAATGTGATCCACGGCAGCTCAGGGAGGCAATATCTAAAATCAAAAGAATAAATTTTAAAGAATACCCATCTGATAAATCCATAAATATTCCTGAGATACCCATCACAAAAGGCGCTTATCCTCCTGATACAAAAATAAATATTAATGGATATCTCTCATACCTAAAATCACAGGATTATAACCCGGAAATTTACCAGATCTTAAAATTCGCCTGCTTCTGCATCCTGGAAAAGATCAGTTTCACAAGGAAGGATGGCCAGTACCTCAGGTGGGATAAAAGATCCGGCAGAAGCAGAACCACTTTTCACAAAGGAAAGATCTTTACCTTTGAAGAGGCACTCTATGAACAATTAGACAGGATTTTAGAGGATATACTAAAATATGAGTTTTTGGGAATAAAAAGATCTCAGGAGAATTCACCTTCCTCAATGAAAACAGGTTCATGCTTTGAACTGATTCAAAACTGTAAAGATGAATCTGTTGATCTGATAATTACATCCCCCCCTTATTGCAACAGATATGACTATACCCGCACATATGCTCTTGAATTAACATTTTTAGGAATAGATGACGAAAGAATAAAAAACTTAAGGCAGCAGTTATTGTCCTGTACCGTTGAAAATAAAGAAAAATACGACTATTTCAATAAGATTTATGCAGACAATTACGGACAGAATTTATTAATTAATGCTGAAAATTCCTTTAATTCGTGCCTGCCACTCCAGGAAATACTTAAAATATTAGAGAAATTAAAAAATGAAAAAAAACTGAATAATAATGGCATTTACCGAATGATAAAAAATTATTTTTTTGAGCATTCGATCCTTATCTCTGAATTTGCACGAATCTTAAAACCCGGAGGAAGAATATATTATGTCAATGATAATGTCAGATACGCCGGAGTAATAATACCTGTAGATTTAATATTATCAGAATTTGCAGAGGCAGCTGGATTAAAAGTGAAGGAAATAAGGAAATTACAGAGGGGAAAAGGGAATAGTTCTCAGCAAATGGGAAATTATGGCAGAGAAGAAATCAGAAAATGCGTATATTATTGGGAAAAATAA